The Deltaproteobacteria bacterium genome contains a region encoding:
- a CDS encoding DUF1847 domain-containing protein translates to MNELTPGCAQCPYQWPERLCNIENGKGLGSCPTVNEKKLLDESMALYEDPQASRFARNASIQEAECYEHVAGGGVKPLKPRILEIAEFAEKMDYRRLGLLFCVGLAGEARMVDKFYRGRGFEMVSVACKAGRTPKEALGLKEEQKIHPNTFESMCNPIYQAKIVNDQRVDFNILLGLCVGHDSLAIKHLDAPVTVLAVKDRLMGHNPLAAVYNMGSYYAFLKK, encoded by the coding sequence GGCCGGAGAGGCTGTGCAACATCGAAAACGGTAAAGGTTTGGGATCCTGCCCCACGGTGAATGAAAAGAAGCTTCTCGACGAAAGCATGGCACTGTACGAAGATCCGCAGGCATCGAGGTTTGCCCGCAATGCATCTATCCAGGAAGCCGAATGCTACGAACACGTGGCGGGCGGCGGCGTCAAACCGCTGAAACCACGCATCCTGGAAATCGCCGAGTTCGCCGAAAAAATGGACTATCGGCGCTTGGGCCTGCTGTTTTGCGTGGGGTTGGCCGGGGAAGCCAGGATGGTGGACAAGTTCTACAGGGGCCGGGGGTTTGAGATGGTCTCCGTGGCCTGCAAGGCCGGCAGGACGCCCAAGGAGGCACTCGGATTAAAAGAGGAGCAGAAAATACACCCCAACACGTTCGAGTCCATGTGCAACCCGATCTACCAGGCTAAAATTGTCAACGACCAACGCGTGGATTTCAACATCCTGCTGGGACTGTGTGTCGGCCACGATTCCCTGGCTATCAAGCACCTGGACGCACCGGTGACGGTATTGGCGGTAAAAGACCGGCTGATGGGTCACAATCCGCTGGCGGCGGTCTACAACATGGGCAGCTACTACGCCTTTCTGAAAAAGTAG